Proteins from a single region of Dyadobacter fanqingshengii:
- a CDS encoding AraC family transcriptional regulator: MYKIILLLDFAEEYSKSLMKGINAYSKEFGPWIFCRMPLFHRETVGIDGILKWALEWKADGIVGQLYNKDIEKIVQAGIPVIAQDFKERFTEIPNITGGYQEAGQLGADYFLKKGFTNFAFYGFNDIVWSRERAEGYEERLIKRGHKVHYFEHKKARSTELWYYKPSSLSRWLKSLPKPIGLMTCDDNQGQHITEVCRQLGIRIPEEVAVLGVDNDEMICDLSDPPLSSIALDAEKGGYDAAKLLDHMVKHGTSNYYDIIVKPVQVITRHSTDIYATNDDHIASSLKYIHQNIDKNLHVDEVVKQVPLSRRALEKRFLEITGYPIYKYIFNLRIEKFTQKLLDTDMSVFEIALDMGLTDSKNIARQFRQAKGCSPSVYRNRYVAGK, encoded by the coding sequence ATGTATAAAATCATCCTCCTACTCGACTTCGCCGAGGAATACAGCAAGAGCCTGATGAAGGGGATTAATGCCTATTCCAAAGAATTCGGGCCCTGGATTTTCTGCCGGATGCCGCTTTTTCACAGAGAAACGGTCGGGATTGATGGGATCCTGAAATGGGCGCTGGAATGGAAAGCCGATGGCATTGTTGGTCAGCTTTATAATAAGGACATTGAAAAAATCGTCCAGGCGGGTATACCCGTGATTGCACAGGATTTTAAAGAGCGGTTTACTGAAATTCCCAACATCACCGGCGGATATCAGGAAGCAGGGCAACTGGGAGCGGATTACTTTCTCAAAAAAGGCTTTACCAATTTCGCTTTTTATGGTTTCAATGACATTGTCTGGTCCAGAGAAAGGGCCGAGGGATATGAGGAAAGACTAATAAAGCGTGGGCACAAGGTTCATTATTTTGAACACAAGAAAGCGCGGTCTACTGAACTTTGGTATTACAAGCCCAGTTCGCTCAGCCGCTGGCTGAAATCGCTTCCGAAGCCTATCGGCCTTATGACTTGTGATGATAATCAGGGGCAACACATTACCGAAGTGTGCCGGCAACTAGGCATCCGTATTCCCGAAGAAGTGGCCGTTTTGGGGGTTGATAACGATGAAATGATCTGCGACTTATCCGATCCGCCGCTTTCAAGCATTGCGTTGGACGCTGAAAAGGGAGGTTATGACGCTGCCAAACTGCTTGATCACATGGTCAAGCACGGCACTTCGAATTACTATGATATTATAGTAAAGCCTGTCCAGGTCATTACAAGACATTCCACGGACATTTATGCGACTAATGATGATCATATCGCGTCTTCATTGAAATACATACACCAGAACATTGATAAAAACTTGCATGTGGACGAGGTTGTTAAGCAAGTGCCCTTGTCGCGCCGTGCCCTGGAAAAACGTTTTCTTGAAATAACAGGCTACCCGATTTACAAATACATTTTCAACCTCCGCATTGAAAAGTTTACCCAAAAACTGCTCGATACGGACATGTCGGTTTTTGAAATAGCGCTGGATATGGGGCTTACCGATAGCAAAAATATAGCCCGCCAATTCAGGCAGGCTAAGGGGTGTAGTCCAAGCGTTTACAGAAACAGATACGTTGCCGGAAAATAA
- a CDS encoding sugar MFS transporter, with the protein MQRNIFIVVLILLIFFVISFLTNILGPIIPDIVKSFSLSIGLAGFLPFAFFVAYGVMSIPAGLMVEKYGEKPVLLLAFFLAFIGALLFAIIPSFAIALSSLFLIGIGMAMLQVVINPLLRVAGGEEKFAFFSVLAQLFFGGASFLSPMLYSYLVLNVHSGSSGFLINTLNNLVPENLKWVSLYWVFAVIALLMVVVIALVKFPKVELLEDERMDVGHSFKELVANKSVWLFFLGIFAYVGAEQGIANWISQFLQTYHNVDPATDGASVISYFWGLLTIGCFLGLILLKIFDSRKVLIFFTCGAILALAFALFGSKTVAMSAFPITGFFASVMYSVIFSLALNSVPRHHGTFSGILCAGIAGGAVVPLIVGGLGELFGLQMAMLFLFVPLAYIFSIGIWARPLVNNDTITSIKDIF; encoded by the coding sequence ATGCAAAGGAATATTTTTATTGTTGTTCTGATCCTGCTGATATTCTTTGTCATTTCATTTTTGACCAATATCCTGGGGCCGATTATTCCGGATATTGTAAAGAGTTTCAGCCTGAGCATTGGGCTGGCAGGGTTTCTTCCCTTTGCATTTTTCGTGGCTTATGGCGTAATGTCTATTCCCGCAGGCCTTATGGTTGAGAAATATGGAGAAAAGCCGGTGTTACTGCTGGCTTTTTTTCTTGCATTTATAGGGGCGCTGCTTTTTGCCATTATTCCAAGTTTTGCCATTGCATTATCGTCCCTTTTCCTAATCGGGATTGGTATGGCGATGCTGCAAGTTGTTATTAATCCACTGCTCCGGGTTGCGGGTGGCGAGGAGAAATTCGCCTTTTTCTCTGTGCTGGCGCAGCTTTTCTTCGGTGGCGCTTCATTTCTGAGCCCGATGCTTTACAGTTATCTGGTGCTCAATGTCCATTCCGGCAGCTCGGGTTTTTTGATTAACACATTAAATAACCTCGTTCCTGAAAACCTGAAATGGGTTTCACTTTACTGGGTCTTTGCAGTAATAGCATTACTGATGGTCGTGGTAATTGCGTTGGTGAAATTTCCAAAAGTGGAATTACTGGAAGATGAGCGCATGGATGTGGGGCATTCGTTTAAAGAACTTGTTGCTAATAAATCAGTCTGGTTGTTCTTTCTTGGCATTTTCGCTTACGTGGGCGCGGAGCAGGGCATAGCCAATTGGATCTCGCAATTCTTGCAAACTTATCACAATGTTGATCCCGCCACGGACGGCGCTAGCGTTATCTCCTATTTCTGGGGCTTGCTTACGATCGGGTGCTTTCTTGGATTGATATTATTAAAAATATTTGATAGCCGTAAGGTGTTAATTTTCTTTACTTGCGGAGCGATTTTGGCATTGGCCTTTGCATTATTTGGCTCAAAAACGGTTGCTATGAGCGCATTTCCGATCACCGGCTTTTTTGCTTCGGTCATGTATTCAGTGATTTTTTCCCTTGCATTGAATTCTGTTCCCAGGCATCACGGGACATTTTCCGGCATTTTGTGCGCCGGGATTGCGGGTGGGGCAGTTGTACCTTTGATCGTCGGCGGGCTGGGGGAATTGTTTGGTTTACAAATGGCGATGTTATTCCTTTTCGTGCCGCTGGCTTACATTTTCAGCATTGGCATTTGGGCCAGGCCGCTGGTCAATAATGATACAATTACGAGCATTAAGGACATTTTTTGA
- a CDS encoding family 20 glycosylhydrolase, with the protein MKRIFLYQLVIVCFFVLAGCSRSGDVTKDQAQKIGISWKLISNFIEPAHSFDAKFTLKNGSDFTLDGSNWALFFNMSPRPIQRNKTPQPAIIEHLNGDWYKMVAAKDFKLAPGDSITINYTGTEGVIKETDAPMGLYFVFYDKEGKEKEIVQVKDFTVEPFVAKEQIMRGKDDLVPLPTAEQRYKDNLKFTKLGAAQLLKIIPSPVKMSAGTETFTLDNKANVFYQKGLEKEAKYLIEKLKAVTGTDFPIREGLPTTTTPEAPSIVLNTGNLSVNGIAKEAYKLGVNASGVNITGSDPAGVFYGIQSFLQLVPTESYQKLAASIMLGHVQVEDAPRFHFRSMHLDVGRNFQTKETIKRVLDLLASYKVNHFLFYTTEDEGWRVEIDGLPELTEIGAHRAHTSGINVSALHPAYGSGPVANDEGKFGSGYYTRADFIEILKYANDRHIKVIPEVNFPGHALAAIKSMEARYDRLMKEGKEKEANEYRLIDPDDKSVYLSAQAYKNNTVSVARESTYHFFEKVVDEFAKMYKEAGLTMDTFHTGGDEVAEGAWTKSPMAIKLKNENPDIKEFRDLQTYFFRKLLPRLEKRTLKVHGWEEVALTKTNAGIYNANPEFVGHPVVPYVWNNVYDVDLGNRLANAGYQVVLCNVTNFYFDMSYNNDPKEPGLYWGGFVDTRDNWAFAPFNMFRTTEETAFGKPMKEEFVGKQQLKPEARKNVIGIEAQLWCETVKGRDMMEYSILPKLMGFAESAWAAERKWENVADDAARKKMINEGWNVFANSIAQRHMPRMSFANGGYNYRLPMPGAVVEGGMLKANVELPGLAIHYTTDGSEPTAKSPVYEAPVKAAGTIKLKSFDMAGKASRTSVVTAQ; encoded by the coding sequence ATGAAGAGAATATTCCTTTATCAGCTTGTAATCGTTTGTTTTTTTGTTTTGGCCGGCTGTTCGCGCAGTGGCGATGTCACCAAAGATCAGGCACAGAAAATCGGCATTTCATGGAAACTCATTTCCAATTTCATAGAACCAGCGCACAGTTTTGACGCAAAGTTCACCCTGAAAAATGGCAGCGATTTTACGCTGGACGGCAGCAATTGGGCGCTGTTTTTCAACATGTCGCCACGCCCGATCCAACGCAATAAAACGCCTCAACCGGCTATCATCGAACATTTGAATGGGGACTGGTACAAAATGGTGGCTGCCAAGGATTTTAAACTCGCGCCGGGAGACTCTATAACCATTAATTACACGGGAACGGAAGGCGTTATCAAGGAGACTGATGCGCCTATGGGCTTGTATTTTGTTTTTTATGACAAAGAGGGCAAAGAGAAAGAGATCGTGCAGGTTAAGGATTTCACAGTGGAGCCGTTTGTTGCTAAGGAGCAGATTATGAGGGGAAAAGATGACCTCGTGCCGCTTCCAACCGCTGAGCAGCGTTATAAAGACAATTTGAAATTTACCAAGCTGGGCGCAGCGCAATTATTGAAAATTATTCCAAGCCCGGTGAAAATGAGCGCTGGCACTGAGACATTTACATTGGATAATAAGGCTAATGTTTTTTATCAGAAAGGCCTTGAAAAAGAAGCAAAATATCTAATTGAAAAACTAAAAGCCGTTACCGGAACAGATTTTCCGATCCGTGAAGGGCTGCCAACCACCACCACGCCGGAGGCGCCATCTATTGTTTTAAATACGGGAAACCTTTCCGTAAATGGCATTGCCAAGGAAGCGTATAAGCTGGGCGTTAATGCAAGCGGCGTGAACATTACGGGCAGCGATCCGGCGGGTGTTTTCTACGGAATTCAAAGCTTTTTGCAGCTTGTGCCCACAGAATCTTATCAAAAACTAGCCGCATCCATTATGCTAGGGCATGTGCAGGTTGAAGATGCACCCCGTTTTCATTTCAGAAGCATGCATTTGGACGTTGGCCGGAACTTCCAGACGAAAGAAACGATCAAGCGTGTTTTGGATCTGCTTGCATCTTATAAGGTCAATCACTTTTTGTTTTATACCACTGAGGATGAAGGCTGGCGTGTAGAAATTGACGGGTTACCCGAGCTGACGGAAATTGGCGCGCACCGTGCGCACACGTCGGGGATCAATGTTTCGGCGCTGCATCCTGCTTACGGATCAGGGCCGGTGGCAAATGATGAAGGGAAGTTTGGAAGCGGTTATTACACCCGCGCCGATTTTATTGAAATACTGAAATATGCCAATGACAGGCACATTAAGGTGATCCCGGAAGTGAATTTCCCTGGTCACGCACTAGCGGCCATTAAATCCATGGAAGCGCGTTACGATCGTTTGATGAAAGAAGGCAAGGAAAAAGAAGCCAATGAATATCGCCTGATCGACCCGGATGACAAGTCGGTTTACCTTTCGGCTCAGGCTTATAAGAACAATACGGTGAGCGTTGCGCGGGAATCCACTTATCACTTTTTTGAAAAAGTCGTGGATGAATTTGCCAAAATGTACAAAGAGGCGGGTCTGACGATGGATACATTTCACACGGGCGGTGATGAGGTTGCGGAAGGTGCGTGGACCAAATCGCCAATGGCTATAAAATTGAAAAACGAGAATCCGGATATCAAAGAATTCCGTGACTTGCAGACTTACTTTTTCAGGAAATTGTTGCCAAGGCTGGAAAAACGTACTCTGAAAGTGCATGGCTGGGAGGAAGTTGCATTAACCAAGACAAATGCAGGAATCTATAATGCCAACCCGGAATTTGTGGGCCATCCGGTGGTTCCTTATGTTTGGAACAATGTGTATGATGTAGATTTAGGCAATCGCCTCGCTAATGCAGGTTATCAGGTTGTGCTTTGTAATGTGACTAACTTCTATTTTGACATGTCCTATAACAATGACCCAAAAGAGCCGGGCTTGTATTGGGGCGGATTTGTGGACACACGTGATAACTGGGCATTTGCACCATTCAATATGTTCCGCACAACGGAGGAAACTGCATTTGGCAAACCAATGAAAGAAGAGTTTGTCGGCAAGCAACAGTTGAAGCCAGAGGCGAGAAAAAATGTGATCGGAATAGAAGCGCAGCTTTGGTGTGAGACGGTGAAGGGCCGCGATATGATGGAATATTCTATTTTGCCCAAATTAATGGGTTTTGCGGAAAGCGCGTGGGCTGCCGAGCGTAAGTGGGAGAATGTGGCGGACGATGCTGCCAGGAAGAAAATGATCAATGAGGGCTGGAATGTGTTTGCAAACAGCATTGCACAGCGACATATGCCCCGAATGAGCTTCGCAAATGGCGGTTATAATTACAGGCTTCCTATGCCCGGCGCTGTGGTGGAAGGCGGCATGCTGAAGGCCAATGTTGAGCTTCCCGGACTTGCTATACATTACACAACGGATGGTTCAGAGCCTACGGCCAAATCGCCTGTGTACGAAGCGCCCGTGAAAGCGGCCGGAACAATCAAGCTAAAAAGCTTTGATATGGCTGGCAAAGCAAGCCGCACGAGCGTTGTTACAGCACAGTAA
- a CDS encoding acyltransferase family protein: MKNETGTFTRLLSLDAMRGFTIAAMIMVNFPGSEEYVFPTLRHSKWNGLTFTDLIAPVFLFIVGVSIAFAYSKRLERGDPKMPLYQKIIFRSLKIFAVGMFLNMLPHFDFSDLRYTGTLPRIAIVFLFCAILFLNTTWKQQAWIGFGILVFYWLAMTLIPTPGTEKVMLEPGNNLAAWVDQQYLPGKMWQGNWDPEGILSTFPSFVTGITGMLAGRLLLGNMTPNEKANYLMATGFFGCAAGYFWNLTFPTNENLWTSSFVLVTSGFAAMLLGVLYFLIDISGRTRGTSPGIIFGANAITIYVLADIFALFFYLYKINGQTLNSHAVHAFINMGFNPQLASLLYALLFVCINFIPAYILYRKKIFIKL, from the coding sequence ATGAAAAACGAAACAGGAACATTTACAAGGCTGCTTTCCCTGGACGCAATGCGTGGCTTTACCATTGCCGCCATGATCATGGTCAACTTTCCCGGCAGCGAAGAATACGTGTTTCCTACATTGCGACATTCCAAATGGAACGGGCTGACATTCACCGACCTCATCGCACCCGTTTTCCTGTTCATTGTTGGCGTCTCTATTGCATTTGCCTACTCCAAAAGACTCGAACGCGGCGATCCTAAAATGCCGCTGTATCAGAAAATCATCTTCCGTTCATTGAAGATATTTGCGGTAGGAATGTTTTTGAACATGCTTCCCCATTTCGACTTTTCCGACCTGCGGTACACCGGCACATTGCCCCGGATCGCCATCGTTTTCCTCTTTTGCGCGATTTTGTTCCTCAACACAACCTGGAAACAGCAAGCCTGGATCGGCTTTGGAATATTGGTTTTTTACTGGCTGGCCATGACATTGATCCCGACGCCGGGAACGGAAAAAGTCATGCTGGAACCAGGCAACAATCTGGCGGCATGGGTGGATCAGCAATATTTGCCAGGCAAAATGTGGCAGGGAAATTGGGACCCGGAGGGGATATTAAGCACATTTCCATCCTTCGTGACAGGCATTACGGGCATGCTGGCAGGCAGATTACTGCTGGGCAACATGACGCCCAATGAAAAGGCCAATTATCTGATGGCAACCGGCTTTTTCGGGTGCGCGGCAGGCTATTTCTGGAACCTGACCTTTCCTACCAACGAAAATTTGTGGACAAGTTCGTTTGTATTGGTAACATCCGGCTTTGCCGCCATGCTCCTCGGCGTTCTTTACTTTTTGATTGACATTTCAGGAAGAACCAGGGGAACGTCGCCGGGAATCATTTTTGGTGCGAACGCGATTACGATTTATGTGCTCGCGGATATTTTCGCCCTGTTTTTTTATTTGTATAAAATCAATGGGCAAACGCTCAATAGCCATGCTGTCCATGCATTTATCAACATGGGTTTTAATCCGCAGCTGGCTAGTTTGTTATACGCATTGCTCTTTGTTTGCATCAATTTCATTCCCGCTTACATTTTGTACAGGAAGAAGATCTTTATCAAACTGTAA
- a CDS encoding nucleoside hydrolase: MRKILLIVCLLTCSHVYSQTGSRLPKTLILDTDIGPDYDDVGAMAVMHALADKGEVRPLAVIASNKNELVVPTIDILNTYFGRPELPTGAPKGLAAPTYGATQKWPEMLIEKYPHKIKKSAEAEDAVTVYRKILAKQPDQSVTIVTVGFLTNLANLLDSKPDEHSQLSGLNLVRKKVSGLVSMAGRFPAGREYNVYVDSLASQKVFTEWPTEIIFSGFEIGQEIRTGVNVIGNERLKSPVKDAYQLAMSKSQGDANGRQSWDQTAVLVGVRGVQPYFGLKRGKIIIKDGNNTWQDDAMGPHAYLTPNMPTPQLTALIEGLMMWEGKK; the protein is encoded by the coding sequence ATGCGTAAAATATTACTGATAGTTTGTCTCTTAACTTGTTCCCACGTTTATTCCCAGACAGGAAGCCGGCTTCCCAAAACATTAATTCTTGATACAGACATTGGCCCGGATTATGATGACGTGGGCGCAATGGCCGTCATGCACGCATTGGCTGACAAGGGCGAAGTAAGGCCGCTGGCTGTGATTGCTTCCAATAAAAATGAATTGGTTGTCCCAACCATTGACATCCTGAATACTTACTTCGGACGCCCCGAACTCCCAACGGGAGCGCCCAAGGGCTTGGCGGCCCCAACCTACGGCGCCACGCAGAAATGGCCTGAAATGCTGATTGAGAAATATCCGCATAAGATCAAAAAATCGGCTGAGGCAGAGGATGCGGTAACGGTTTATCGTAAAATTTTAGCTAAACAACCCGACCAAAGCGTCACAATTGTAACCGTCGGTTTTTTGACAAACCTGGCCAATTTGCTGGATTCCAAGCCGGATGAACATTCCCAGTTATCGGGCTTGAACCTGGTGAGAAAAAAGGTGAGCGGACTGGTGAGCATGGCAGGCAGATTTCCGGCCGGACGTGAATATAATGTTTACGTTGATTCCCTGGCCTCGCAAAAAGTGTTTACGGAATGGCCTACGGAGATTATTTTCAGTGGTTTTGAGATCGGGCAGGAGATTCGCACGGGTGTGAATGTGATTGGAAACGAGCGATTGAAAAGCCCGGTGAAGGATGCTTATCAATTGGCCATGTCCAAAAGTCAGGGGGACGCCAATGGTCGCCAAAGCTGGGATCAGACTGCGGTGCTTGTAGGCGTTCGTGGTGTGCAGCCTTATTTTGGATTGAAACGCGGAAAGATCATTATCAAGGACGGGAACAACACCTGGCAGGACGACGCCATGGGCCCGCACGCTTATCTCACACCAAACATGCCAACGCCGCAGCTTACTGCCTTGATCGAAGGCTTAATGATGTGGGAGGGCAAAAAATAG